One genomic segment of Pyruvatibacter mobilis includes these proteins:
- a CDS encoding glutathione S-transferase family protein translates to MRRLLHQPLDPVCRKIRLALAEKKLAFETNTVRPWERREEFLALNPASEAPVMIEPDGTIVSNHRVIIDYLDEVYRDPDGGLVLLPGGPVERAEARRIAEWFDVKFAEEVTLNLVDEKITRRFLPRDLGGGPPDTEAVRIGMHNVGYHLDYISFLVERRNWLAGDMLTVADLAAAAHLSSVDYLGNVPWADFPEAKEWYARIKSRPSFRALLADHVAGMPAASHYANLDF, encoded by the coding sequence ATGCGCCGCCTGCTTCACCAGCCCCTCGATCCCGTCTGCCGCAAGATCCGTCTGGCGCTTGCGGAGAAGAAACTCGCTTTCGAGACCAACACCGTGCGCCCCTGGGAACGGCGGGAGGAATTCCTCGCGCTCAACCCGGCCAGCGAGGCCCCGGTGATGATCGAGCCGGACGGGACCATTGTCAGCAATCACCGGGTGATTATCGATTATCTCGACGAGGTCTATCGCGACCCGGATGGCGGCCTCGTGCTGCTGCCCGGCGGGCCGGTGGAGCGCGCCGAGGCCCGGCGCATCGCCGAGTGGTTCGATGTGAAGTTCGCCGAGGAAGTGACACTCAACCTTGTCGACGAGAAGATCACCCGCCGCTTTCTGCCGCGCGACCTGGGCGGCGGCCCGCCGGACACGGAAGCCGTGCGCATCGGCATGCACAATGTGGGCTACCACCTCGACTACATCTCGTTCCTGGTGGAGCGGCGCAACTGGCTGGCCGGCGACATGCTGACCGTGGCGGACCTTGCCGCCGCGGCCCATCTGTCATCGGTTGATTATCTGGGAAATGTTCCGTGGGCGGATTTTCCAGAAGCCAAGGAATGGTATGCGCGCATCAAGTCGCGTCCGAGTTTCAGGGCTCTGTTGGCAGACCATGTGGCCGGTATGCCCGCAGCCTCGCACTACGCCAATCTCGATTTCTGA
- a CDS encoding tetratricopeptide repeat protein, translating to MKEMLQAARLFFAWVGALIAGLVLLLVVFQPAHSHAQGLAQEPAQAEARGTPQPAAYNLDSAARYRDCLKLVARDPDQAFDEAIAWRGNGGGAAARHCEALALVELGLFGDAAIRLGDLADAPDAGGPEDRADLLAQAGNAWLLAGSGENAVVALDAALTLTPGDPVLLADRARAHAAAGNYGAADADLSQVLALVPASADVLVLRAAARRHTGDHDAAADDISRALSLAPEDPFALVERGALRLARGDDAGARADWVAVARLVGDVDPDNPYAAALKDARKGLEALDVEK from the coding sequence ATGAAAGAGATGTTGCAAGCCGCACGATTGTTTTTTGCCTGGGTCGGCGCCCTGATCGCCGGGCTCGTGTTGCTGCTCGTGGTGTTCCAGCCCGCCCACAGCCATGCCCAGGGATTGGCTCAGGAACCGGCGCAGGCGGAAGCCAGAGGCACGCCACAGCCGGCGGCCTACAACCTAGACAGTGCTGCCCGCTATCGCGACTGCCTGAAGCTTGTCGCCCGCGACCCGGACCAGGCCTTTGACGAAGCCATCGCCTGGCGCGGCAATGGCGGCGGTGCCGCCGCGCGCCATTGCGAGGCACTGGCGCTGGTGGAGCTTGGCCTCTTCGGTGATGCCGCGATCCGCCTTGGTGACCTTGCCGATGCGCCTGATGCGGGCGGGCCGGAAGACCGGGCTGACCTACTGGCGCAGGCGGGCAATGCCTGGCTGCTGGCGGGCAGCGGCGAGAACGCCGTGGTGGCGCTTGATGCGGCCCTGACGCTGACACCGGGAGACCCGGTGCTGCTGGCGGACCGCGCCCGGGCGCACGCCGCAGCAGGGAATTATGGTGCAGCCGATGCCGATCTGAGCCAGGTGCTGGCGCTTGTGCCGGCCTCCGCCGACGTGCTGGTGCTGCGCGCCGCCGCCCGCCGCCATACCGGCGACCATGACGCGGCGGCAGATGACATCAGCCGTGCCCTGTCTCTTGCCCCGGAAGACCCGTTCGCGCTGGTCGAGCGGGGGGCGCTGCGCCTCGCCCGCGGCGATGATGCGGGCGCCCGCGCGGACTGGGTGGCCGTGGCCCGCCTTGTTGGCGATGTGGACCCGGACAATCCCTACGCTGCAGCCCTCAAGGATGCCCGCAAGGGGCTCGAGGCGCTGGACGTGGAGAAATAG
- a CDS encoding SDR family oxidoreductase, which produces MPRLFCFGLGFSALAFARAVQARGWQVAGTCRSRDKAQALRAEGIDAHVFGDDPLQDFASALTGTTHLLASVPPGDNGDPVLAAHGEDIAGLKDLEWIGYLSTTGVYGDRDGGWVNETSMLLPTTARGKKRVTAELNWGDLATRMDVPLHIFRLAGIYGPGRNQLVSLRKGTARRVDKPGQVFSRIHVEDIAQILEAAALSGLPGGAFNVCDDEAAPPQDVVAFAAELLGIEAPPLIPFEEAEMSPMGRSFYAESKRVKNDRLKTDLGITLRYPTYREGLRALADAGDGKA; this is translated from the coding sequence GTGCCGCGTCTTTTCTGCTTCGGCCTCGGCTTTTCCGCCCTCGCTTTCGCCCGTGCCGTGCAGGCGCGCGGCTGGCAGGTGGCCGGGACCTGCCGCAGCCGGGACAAGGCGCAGGCCCTACGTGCCGAGGGTATCGACGCGCATGTGTTCGGGGATGATCCGCTTCAGGATTTTGCGTCCGCCCTCACCGGCACGACCCATCTTCTGGCCTCCGTACCGCCGGGCGACAATGGCGACCCGGTGCTCGCTGCCCATGGCGAAGACATCGCCGGCCTCAAGGACCTTGAGTGGATCGGCTATCTCTCGACGACGGGCGTCTATGGCGACCGTGACGGCGGCTGGGTCAACGAGACAAGCATGCTGCTGCCCACCACCGCCCGCGGCAAGAAGCGGGTGACGGCGGAACTCAATTGGGGCGACCTTGCCACGCGCATGGATGTGCCGCTGCACATCTTCCGGCTGGCGGGCATTTACGGCCCGGGCCGCAACCAACTCGTCTCCCTGCGGAAGGGCACCGCGCGGCGGGTGGACAAACCCGGCCAGGTCTTTTCCCGCATCCATGTCGAAGACATCGCCCAGATCCTCGAAGCGGCTGCCCTGTCGGGCCTGCCCGGCGGTGCCTTCAATGTCTGCGACGACGAAGCAGCACCGCCGCAGGATGTGGTCGCCTTCGCAGCGGAGCTTCTCGGCATTGAGGCCCCGCCGCTGATCCCCTTCGAGGAAGCAGAGATGTCGCCCATGGGCCGCAGCTTCTATGCCGAATCAAAGCGGGTGAAAAACGACCGCCTGAAAACCGATCTCGGCATCACCCTGCGCTATCCCACCTATCGCGAGGGCCTGAGGGCGTTGGCCGATGCAGGCGATGGCAAAGCCTGA
- a CDS encoding alpha/beta hydrolase, which produces MTDDQDQHTTSGQPSTLARPGGQTLAYHATPGKGPTVVWFGGFKSDMTGSKATAIEEWARARGQAYVRFDYFGHGASSGAFAEGTISRWLDDGMAVLDELAQGDVILVGSSMGGWLSLLAARTLAAREQSARLKGLVLIAPAPDFTERLMWAGFSDDIRTQIMETGRYLQPSDYDEPYEITRELIEDGRKHLIMQEVIPVTCPVRILQGMRDDDVPWQHALNIVEALEGNDVTYTLVKSGDHRLSEPADIARLTRALDDITGA; this is translated from the coding sequence ATGACCGACGACCAAGACCAGCATACGACCTCCGGCCAGCCCAGCACACTGGCCCGGCCCGGCGGGCAGACGCTTGCATATCATGCAACGCCCGGCAAAGGGCCGACAGTGGTCTGGTTCGGTGGGTTTAAGTCCGACATGACGGGCTCAAAAGCAACCGCCATCGAGGAATGGGCGAGGGCGCGCGGCCAGGCCTATGTGCGCTTCGATTATTTCGGCCATGGCGCCTCGTCGGGTGCTTTCGCAGAGGGCACGATCTCCCGCTGGCTCGATGACGGCATGGCTGTACTGGACGAGCTGGCGCAGGGCGACGTGATTCTCGTCGGCTCCAGCATGGGCGGCTGGCTGTCCCTGCTGGCAGCCCGCACCCTTGCGGCTCGGGAACAGTCGGCCCGGCTCAAGGGGCTGGTGCTGATCGCTCCGGCCCCGGACTTCACTGAGCGGCTGATGTGGGCCGGTTTCTCGGATGACATTCGCACCCAGATCATGGAGACCGGGCGCTATCTACAGCCGTCGGACTATGACGAGCCCTACGAGATCACCCGCGAGCTGATCGAGGACGGGCGCAAGCACCTGATCATGCAGGAGGTGATCCCCGTTACCTGTCCGGTGCGCATCCTGCAGGGCATGCGGGATGACGATGTGCCCTGGCAGCACGCCCTCAACATCGTGGAGGCCCTGGAAGGGAACGATGTGACTTACACGCTGGTGAAGTCCGGCGACCACAGACTGTCGGAACCCGCCGACATTGCCCGCCTTACACGGGCGTTGGATGACATAACCGGCGCCTGA
- a CDS encoding glycosyltransferase family 4 protein — translation MSQELTAPGVLQVIPQLDAGGAERSCVEVASAVAARGWRSFVATNGGRLESELLRAGVTIFHMDAASKNPMVMLENIGKIRRIIRARDISIVHARSRAPAWSALAAARGEKVHFVTTYHSKVHLKPRWKVFYNSVMARGDAVIANSRYTADRIMMAHGTPVEQVHPIPRGFDLEAFDPDGVDETRVAALRAEWGVEGDNRPIVLLPARLTRWKGPLLLVDAAARAKLPARYVLAGDAQGRTEFEAEVRKRIAEHGLEGDVTLAGHVDDMPAAYKAADIVVSASLDPEPFGRIAVEAQAMGALVIAPDHGGAQEQLVTDPAHARTGWLFAPGDADALAGTIDDALALGADDKARMGARARRHAIESFTSDAMCAATLKVYEDVLAS, via the coding sequence ATGTCGCAGGAGCTTACAGCGCCAGGCGTGCTTCAGGTAATCCCGCAGCTGGACGCGGGCGGGGCGGAACGCTCCTGCGTCGAGGTGGCCAGTGCCGTCGCCGCGCGCGGCTGGCGCTCCTTCGTCGCCACCAATGGCGGGCGGCTTGAAAGCGAGCTGCTGCGGGCGGGCGTGACGATCTTCCACATGGATGCGGCCTCCAAGAACCCAATGGTGATGCTTGAGAATATCGGCAAGATCCGCCGCATCATCCGGGCCCGCGACATCTCCATCGTCCATGCACGCAGCCGCGCACCGGCCTGGAGCGCGCTTGCCGCCGCCCGCGGCGAGAAGGTGCATTTCGTCACCACCTATCACAGCAAGGTGCATCTCAAGCCGCGCTGGAAGGTGTTCTACAATTCGGTCATGGCGCGCGGCGACGCGGTGATCGCCAATTCCCGCTACACCGCTGACCGCATCATGATGGCGCATGGCACACCGGTCGAGCAGGTTCACCCCATTCCGCGCGGCTTCGACCTTGAAGCATTTGATCCGGATGGTGTGGACGAGACGCGCGTGGCAGCGCTGCGGGCGGAGTGGGGCGTGGAGGGTGATAACCGGCCCATCGTGCTGCTGCCCGCCCGCCTCACCCGCTGGAAGGGCCCGCTGCTGCTGGTCGATGCCGCCGCCCGTGCCAAGCTGCCCGCGCGCTATGTACTGGCAGGCGACGCCCAGGGCCGCACGGAATTCGAGGCAGAGGTGCGCAAGCGCATCGCAGAGCATGGCCTTGAGGGCGATGTCACCCTGGCAGGCCACGTAGATGACATGCCCGCCGCCTACAAGGCCGCCGACATCGTCGTCTCCGCCTCCCTTGATCCTGAACCCTTCGGCCGCATCGCCGTCGAGGCCCAGGCCATGGGTGCCCTGGTGATCGCGCCGGATCACGGCGGCGCGCAGGAGCAGCTGGTCACCGACCCGGCCCATGCCCGTACCGGTTGGCTGTTCGCGCCGGGAGACGCCGACGCGCTGGCAGGCACCATCGACGACGCGCTGGCGCTTGGTGCAGACGACAAGGCCCGCATGGGCGCCCGGGCCCGGCGGCACGCCATCGAAAGCTTCACGTCGGACGCCATGTGCGCGGCGACACTCAAGGTCTATGAGGACGTGCTCGCGTCATGA
- a CDS encoding glycosyltransferase family 9 protein translates to MSRADVTRARQRILVIKLGALGDFAQALGPFEAIRTHHDELDAATGGSGHAHITLLTTPPFRKLGEDTGFFDAVWDDGRAKGFSAMLSLVRRMSWARFTRVYDLQTSSRSSLYFHLLWPRTEWSGIARGCSHPHANPQRDLMHTIDRQAEQLRDAGIAHTPMPDVARLRGTRPAAELLGTDAPYGLLVPGAAPHRPAKRWPAEYFGEVARAWADRGLLPVIVGTAGEKPLADAIRAIAPSALDMTGATSLNDIVTLALGARAAAGNDTGPMHLVSLAGTPSVALFGSDSDPALCAPRGASVSVLQAPEISAITPEAVNAALGACVGISEAEA, encoded by the coding sequence ATGAGCCGGGCGGACGTCACACGGGCCAGGCAGCGCATTCTGGTCATCAAGCTCGGCGCGCTTGGTGATTTTGCGCAGGCGCTCGGCCCCTTCGAGGCCATCCGTACTCATCATGATGAGCTGGATGCAGCTACCGGCGGCTCCGGCCATGCCCATATCACGCTGCTGACCACACCGCCCTTCCGCAAGCTGGGCGAGGATACCGGGTTCTTCGACGCGGTCTGGGATGACGGCCGGGCAAAGGGCTTCAGTGCCATGCTGTCGCTGGTCCGCCGCATGAGCTGGGCACGGTTCACCCGCGTCTATGACCTTCAGACCTCGTCTCGGTCATCGCTGTACTTCCACCTGCTGTGGCCGCGCACGGAATGGTCGGGCATCGCACGGGGCTGCTCGCACCCCCATGCCAATCCGCAGCGTGACCTTATGCACACCATTGACCGGCAGGCCGAGCAGCTGCGCGACGCCGGCATTGCCCACACACCGATGCCGGATGTAGCGCGCCTGCGTGGCACACGCCCTGCAGCGGAGCTTCTGGGCACAGACGCGCCCTATGGTCTGCTGGTTCCGGGTGCCGCGCCGCACCGGCCGGCCAAGCGCTGGCCCGCAGAGTATTTTGGCGAGGTGGCGCGAGCCTGGGCTGACCGGGGGCTGCTGCCTGTCATTGTCGGTACCGCGGGCGAGAAGCCCCTGGCGGACGCAATCCGCGCCATCGCGCCTTCCGCGCTGGACATGACCGGGGCGACCAGCCTCAACGACATCGTGACACTGGCCTTGGGGGCGCGTGCTGCTGCGGGGAATGACACGGGGCCCATGCATCTGGTGTCGCTTGCGGGCACGCCGAGCGTTGCGTTGTTCGGCAGCGACAGCGACCCTGCGCTTTGCGCGCCGCGCGGTGCATCCGTTTCGGTACTGCAAGCGCCTGAGATTTCAGCCATCACGCCGGAGGCCGTTAACGCGGCATTGGGGGCTTGCGTGGGAATCTCGGAGGCTGAGGCTTGA
- the infC gene encoding translation initiation factor IF-3: MAPPPKQEGPRANNQINVPDVRLIDAEGENVGVVATDRAMEMAQEAGLDLVEVSPTAKPPVAKIMDYGKYKYQAQKKAAEARKKQKTVDVKEVKMRPNIDTHDYDVKMRNMLRFFEEGDKVKVTLRFRGREMAHQDLGMKLMHRVRDQVDEIAKVELHPKLEGRQMIMVLAPR, translated from the coding sequence ATGGCGCCCCCTCCGAAGCAGGAGGGCCCGCGCGCCAATAACCAGATCAACGTTCCTGATGTCCGGCTGATTGACGCCGAGGGTGAGAATGTCGGTGTCGTTGCCACCGACCGCGCCATGGAAATGGCCCAGGAAGCCGGTCTTGACCTGGTTGAGGTGTCCCCCACCGCCAAGCCGCCTGTTGCCAAGATCATGGATTACGGCAAGTACAAATATCAGGCGCAGAAGAAAGCCGCTGAGGCCCGCAAGAAGCAGAAGACGGTCGACGTCAAGGAAGTGAAGATGCGGCCGAACATCGACACGCATGACTATGACGTGAAGATGCGCAACATGCTCCGCTTCTTTGAAGAAGGCGACAAAGTGAAGGTCACCTTGCGCTTCCGCGGCCGCGAAATGGCCCATCAGGATCTCGGGATGAAACTGATGCACCGGGTGCGCGACCAGGTGGACGAGATTGCCAAGGTGGAACTGCACCCCAAGCTTGAAGGCCGTCAGATGATCATGGTGCTGGCACCGCGCTAA
- a CDS encoding TonB-dependent siderophore receptor, producing the protein MSIVHCRPAARHLAGALLLSVAPAALMPALAQETAPQNPPETAQEAAPAASPDAVRELAPITVEATGESADGPVEGVFATRSATATKTDAPIAETPQSITVVPAAAIEARNANSVAEALRYATGVTTENRGGSVSRYDMFTVRGFQVNREYLDGLQLQYNGWYAIPQIDTSMIERVEVLKGPASVLFGNSPPGGLVNLVSKRPQDTASGKVSVGIGTNKLREATVDTTGPLDDEGEFSYRLIAKAHSKDGQAKTTEAERVLVAPSLTWKPSDRTSLTVLTHYQRDPKSGSYGAVPSLGSAFDNPLGQLDPDFYDGDVNWEEFDRTQIAAGYEFEHSFDDTWTVRQNFRYLETDIDYRSVYPTALAGDNRTLGRASIYSDERTKSFAVDNQIQAKFTTGPIEHTLLAGLDYWKLNSDAEIGYGAAPTLDLFAPNNNQPIASIAPSRRWDFDHHQTGIYVQEQLKWGGLTVLAGGRKDWYERDDTELLSGTPADLEQDNFSGRVGALYRFENGIAPYVSYAESFEPQSGTDFAGTPFKPTTGQQTEVGVKYLSLDESVMVTVAAFDLYKQNVTTRDPANPAFNIQTGEIRSRGVEVEGHLDLTNGLGLSAFYTFLDTEYTKDNTGLVGKTPVWVAKHNASLWADYTFDQDTIPGLKVGAGARYTDGSWVDAANSRQLDPFTLFDASIEYDLGAITADLEGTSVRLNGSNITDKRHVAGCFSSGWCWFGEERAVTLTVAHEW; encoded by the coding sequence ATGTCGATCGTCCATTGCCGTCCGGCCGCAAGGCACCTGGCCGGCGCGCTCCTTCTCAGCGTGGCGCCAGCCGCCCTGATGCCTGCCCTGGCGCAGGAAACCGCGCCTCAGAACCCACCGGAGACCGCGCAGGAGGCCGCACCCGCTGCTTCGCCGGACGCTGTCCGCGAACTTGCGCCAATCACCGTTGAAGCTACCGGCGAATCCGCCGACGGCCCCGTTGAGGGCGTGTTCGCAACCCGCAGCGCCACGGCCACCAAGACTGACGCCCCGATCGCGGAAACCCCGCAGTCGATCACCGTCGTGCCGGCAGCCGCCATCGAGGCGCGCAATGCCAACTCCGTGGCGGAGGCCCTGCGCTATGCCACCGGCGTCACCACCGAAAACCGCGGCGGGTCCGTCTCCCGCTACGACATGTTCACGGTGCGCGGCTTCCAGGTGAACCGCGAATATCTCGACGGCCTGCAGCTCCAGTACAATGGCTGGTACGCGATCCCGCAGATCGACACCTCGATGATCGAGCGCGTGGAAGTGCTCAAGGGCCCGGCCTCGGTGCTGTTCGGCAACTCGCCCCCCGGCGGCCTCGTCAACCTCGTATCAAAGCGCCCGCAGGACACGGCCTCTGGCAAGGTTTCGGTCGGTATCGGCACCAACAAACTGCGCGAGGCAACTGTAGATACGACCGGTCCGCTGGATGATGAGGGCGAGTTCTCCTACCGTCTGATTGCCAAGGCCCACAGCAAGGACGGCCAGGCCAAGACGACGGAAGCCGAGCGCGTGCTGGTGGCCCCGTCCCTCACATGGAAGCCCAGCGACCGGACCTCGCTGACAGTGCTTACCCATTATCAGCGCGATCCGAAGTCCGGCTCCTACGGCGCTGTTCCCTCCCTCGGGTCCGCCTTCGACAATCCGCTCGGCCAGCTCGACCCGGACTTCTATGACGGTGACGTCAACTGGGAAGAATTCGACCGGACGCAGATCGCCGCCGGCTATGAGTTCGAGCACAGCTTCGACGACACCTGGACCGTTCGGCAGAATTTCCGCTACCTCGAAACCGATATCGATTACCGCAGCGTCTATCCGACAGCCCTGGCGGGCGACAACCGGACCCTGGGCCGCGCGTCGATCTATTCGGACGAGCGCACCAAGAGCTTCGCCGTTGACAACCAGATCCAGGCGAAGTTCACCACGGGTCCCATTGAGCACACGCTGCTTGCGGGCCTGGACTACTGGAAGCTCAATTCGGACGCCGAGATCGGCTATGGGGCCGCGCCCACGCTTGATCTTTTCGCCCCGAACAACAACCAGCCGATCGCCTCGATCGCGCCGTCGCGGCGGTGGGATTTCGATCACCACCAGACGGGCATCTATGTCCAGGAGCAGCTCAAATGGGGCGGCCTGACCGTCCTCGCCGGCGGCCGGAAGGACTGGTATGAGCGCGACGACACGGAGCTTCTGTCAGGCACGCCTGCGGACCTTGAGCAGGACAATTTCTCAGGCCGTGTGGGGGCTCTCTACCGCTTTGAAAACGGCATCGCGCCCTATGTCAGCTACGCGGAATCTTTCGAGCCGCAGAGCGGCACGGATTTCGCCGGCACGCCTTTCAAGCCCACCACCGGCCAGCAGACCGAAGTGGGCGTGAAGTATCTGTCGCTTGATGAAAGCGTCATGGTCACGGTCGCAGCGTTTGACCTCTACAAGCAGAATGTCACCACCCGCGACCCGGCCAATCCGGCCTTCAACATTCAGACCGGTGAAATCCGCTCCCGCGGTGTCGAAGTCGAGGGCCATCTCGATCTCACGAACGGGCTTGGCCTTTCCGCCTTCTATACGTTCCTTGATACGGAATACACGAAGGACAATACCGGCCTTGTCGGCAAGACGCCCGTCTGGGTTGCCAAGCATAACGCGTCCCTCTGGGCGGATTACACGTTCGACCAGGACACGATCCCCGGGCTCAAGGTCGGTGCTGGTGCGCGGTACACGGACGGTTCCTGGGTGGATGCCGCCAATTCGCGGCAGCTTGATCCGTTCACCCTGTTCGATGCTTCCATCGAATACGACCTGGGCGCGATCACCGCTGACCTTGAAGGCACATCCGTGCGTCTCAATGGCAGCAACATCACAGACAAGCGGCATGTGGCCGGCTGTTTCTCCTCCGGCTGGTGCTGGTTCGGCGAGGAACGGGCGGTGACGCTGACTGTTGCCCATGAGTGGTAG
- a CDS encoding PepSY-associated TM helix domain-containing protein, producing MKPRMIAVLAHRYVGLATAIFLAVAGLTGSIIAFNHELDELLNPSLLERRGDAPVLPALDIVERVEAAYPELYVSFVDLEIDPAHNLVASVSERRIPGEGEPAELPFNQVFIDPATGEVLGTREWGAFRLDAPHLIPFIYKLHYSLHLPGVIGLLLMGIVAILWTIDCMVGFYLTLPRGAPFWKKWGPAWRIKKGATGHRFNIDFHRAAGLWLWPLLFMLAMSGVALNLPDQVFRPIVSLVADLSPSINDLAAERQGMGAEGEPKLGFSDALALAEQQAPEHGITQQPGMVWHPRTYAAIGVAYGEHHGTGLGNSWMFFDDRTGDLLHVEIPGAGTGGDTFVQLQFPLHSGQIIGLPGRIIISVTGLITAALSITGILIWWRKRKPARARARAARPAAA from the coding sequence ATGAAACCCCGCATGATCGCCGTTCTGGCGCATCGCTATGTGGGTCTGGCGACGGCGATCTTTCTCGCCGTCGCCGGTCTCACCGGCTCCATTATCGCGTTCAATCATGAGCTTGACGAACTGCTGAACCCCTCCCTGCTGGAGCGCCGCGGCGACGCGCCGGTGCTGCCGGCACTTGATATCGTCGAACGGGTAGAGGCAGCGTACCCGGAGCTATACGTGTCGTTTGTCGACCTCGAAATCGACCCGGCGCACAATCTCGTGGCCAGCGTGTCCGAACGCCGCATTCCCGGTGAAGGCGAACCGGCGGAGCTGCCCTTCAACCAGGTGTTCATCGACCCGGCGACGGGCGAGGTGCTGGGCACGCGCGAATGGGGCGCCTTCCGGCTCGATGCGCCGCATCTCATCCCCTTCATCTACAAGCTGCACTACAGCCTGCATCTCCCCGGCGTGATCGGGCTTCTGCTGATGGGCATCGTCGCAATCCTGTGGACCATCGACTGCATGGTGGGCTTCTACCTCACCCTGCCGCGCGGGGCGCCGTTCTGGAAGAAATGGGGGCCTGCCTGGCGCATCAAGAAGGGCGCGACGGGCCACCGCTTCAACATCGATTTTCACCGGGCAGCGGGGCTGTGGCTGTGGCCGCTTCTGTTCATGCTGGCGATGAGCGGCGTGGCCCTCAATCTGCCGGATCAGGTCTTCCGGCCGATCGTGTCGCTGGTGGCGGATCTGTCCCCCTCCATCAACGATCTTGCTGCGGAGCGCCAGGGCATGGGGGCAGAGGGTGAGCCAAAGCTCGGTTTCTCCGATGCCCTCGCCCTGGCTGAGCAGCAAGCGCCTGAGCACGGCATCACCCAGCAGCCGGGCATGGTCTGGCATCCGCGCACTTATGCCGCCATCGGCGTTGCCTATGGCGAGCATCACGGCACGGGGCTGGGCAATTCATGGATGTTCTTCGATGACCGAACCGGCGACCTCCTGCATGTGGAGATTCCCGGTGCCGGCACAGGCGGCGATACATTCGTGCAGCTTCAGTTCCCGCTGCATTCAGGCCAGATCATCGGCCTGCCGGGCCGGATCATCATCTCCGTCACGGGACTCATCACAGCCGCCTTGTCGATCACCGGCATCCTGATCTGGTGGCGCAAACGCAAGCCCGCCCGGGCCCGTGCGCGGGCCGCAAGGCCGGCTGCGGCCTGA
- a CDS encoding dienelactone hydrolase family protein, producing the protein MSTSSRDLNQPDALEDFTRRTITLDGATPGVSKTVHVTGSGPAVIVMAEMPGISPHVARFARWVRDAGFTVYMPSLFGDDGAVPDEARSAEVFQHACVSAEFRAFAKGNPDGKASPVTQWLRALARFAHEECGGPGVGAIGMCFTGNFALSMTLEESVLAPVLSQPSLPLDEPGQVESPPEELAAVRERLEKDDLTVLAYRFEGDNFCQAERFARYAEALGDRFDGRVLPDEAANTRDLSPFHQKFVTTPHSVVTVHLVDEEGEPTRRARDEILDFFADRLKV; encoded by the coding sequence ATGTCCACATCATCACGCGATCTGAACCAGCCGGATGCGCTGGAAGATTTCACCCGGCGCACCATCACCCTCGACGGTGCGACGCCCGGGGTCAGCAAGACCGTCCATGTAACCGGCAGCGGCCCGGCTGTGATCGTGATGGCGGAAATGCCCGGCATCAGCCCCCACGTGGCGCGGTTTGCCCGCTGGGTGCGGGACGCAGGATTCACGGTCTATATGCCGTCGCTGTTCGGTGATGACGGCGCGGTGCCGGATGAGGCGCGCAGCGCGGAAGTGTTCCAGCACGCCTGCGTCAGCGCTGAGTTCCGCGCCTTTGCCAAGGGCAACCCGGACGGCAAGGCGAGCCCGGTGACCCAGTGGCTGAGGGCGCTGGCGCGCTTCGCCCATGAGGAATGCGGTGGGCCGGGTGTCGGTGCCATCGGCATGTGCTTCACCGGCAATTTCGCCCTGTCGATGACGCTTGAGGAATCGGTGCTGGCCCCGGTCCTGTCGCAGCCCTCCCTGCCGCTGGATGAGCCGGGCCAGGTGGAAAGCCCGCCGGAGGAACTGGCAGCGGTGCGCGAGCGGCTTGAGAAAGATGACCTGACGGTGCTGGCCTACCGCTTTGAGGGCGACAATTTCTGTCAGGCGGAACGCTTCGCGCGCTATGCGGAAGCGCTTGGAGATCGCTTCGATGGCCGGGTGCTTCCGGACGAAGCGGCGAATACCAGGGATCTGAGCCCCTTCCACCAGAAATTCGTCACCACGCCCCACAGCGTCGTGACGGTGCATCTGGTTGATGAAGAGGGTGAGCCGACGCGCCGGGCGCGCGACGAAATCCTCGATTTCTTCGCCGACCGCCTCAAGGTCTGA
- the rpmI gene encoding 50S ribosomal protein L35, with protein MPKMKTKSGAKKRFRLTAKGKVRSGQTGKRHGMIKRSNRQLRNQRGTTILSDQDARIVKKYMPYG; from the coding sequence ATGCCCAAGATGAAGACCAAGAGCGGCGCCAAAAAGCGTTTCCGCCTCACGGCTAAAGGCAAGGTGCGGTCCGGCCAGACCGGCAAGCGCCACGGCATGATCAAGCGGTCCAACCGTCAGCTGCGCAACCAGCGCGGCACGACGATCCTGTCCGATCAGGATGCCCGCATCGTCAAGAAGTACATGCCCTACGGCTAG